The Salmo salar chromosome ssa19, Ssal_v3.1, whole genome shotgun sequence DNA window CCAAATATTGCGATTGCACTTGCAATATaaatcaaaacacttgggtgaactgttggaatcatagaaatagaatgttcTGGTTTGGAACAATCGGTTGATGCATTTGACCTAAATAGAATAGCATGCAAACATAGGGTGAATCCAacactaaggaggaggaggaactacGCAGCTTGAGTAACATGGGCTTGTGTGTGGGAAGCAGCCTCGAGGAGAAAAAACAaaggagtaaactataaaaacggACATTACATACTGCTGAGATGCGTTTCAAAATATTGCATGCCATATGGATCTCTTGTGATATGGGTATTGCACAGTATTGCGATTTCTGTGAATTTGATCAGTTGTGTAGCCCTACGTGTGAGCATTGAACCCTAATACCCTCCTCCACTGCCTCCTCCACATAGCGCCTCCAGTAACACTCTCTGTCCTCCCTGCCCTGTAGGCACCATTGGTCATGTGGCCCACGGGAAGTCGACGGTGGTGAAGGCCATCTCAGGTGTTCACACTGTCCGCTTCAAGAACGAGCTGGAGAGGAACATCACCATCAAGCTAGGTTACGCTAACGCCAAGGTAAGCAACAATGGCCATTGACCCTAACAGAAATAGGATCACACATGAGGAAGGGCTGTGACACAGTGGCACAGTACCAGTAGCGCAGGTGATGTTCCCCTACTGACCTGCCCTCCCTGCTCTAGGTATATAAGCTGGACGACCCCAGCTGTCCCAGGCCAGAGTGCTACAGGTCGTGTGGCTCCAGTACTCCTGATGAGTTCCCTACAGACATCCCTGGAACCAAGGGCAACTTCAAACTGGTCAGACATGTGTCCTTCGTGGACTGTCCTGGTCACGACATTCTGATGGCCACCATGCTGAACGGAGCAGCTGTTATGGACGCTGCCCTCCTCCTCATTGGTAAGACTCCACCTCTGATATGTCAATATGACATCAATTGTCATTCTCATccacacacaccttttctattcatataatgTCCATGAGGCTAGGAGTGTTTAAACAAAGTTGGGATTTACGTTTAAACAAAGTTGGATCCTTAACGTTAAGAAAAATCCCAAacagatttttttccccccctacataattaaaatcacagtgcagttatcacaaaaAATAAATTTTTCTGTGTTATAGgcctggaacagtgggttaactgccttgttcaggggcagaatgacaggtttttaccttgtcagcttggggattcgatcttgcaacatttggggttactagtccaacgctctaaccactaggctctatgCGCACGGTTCTGCCGGGCCCGCTCACTCCCTGCGCTGGCCTGCCTGCTCGTTCTCTTTGCTAATGAGGAGAGTGTGTGTTCAGTCTTTGGTCTGTTGCCTTgataccatccaggacctatatactaggtggtgtaaGAGGAAGACCCAAAAAAtgatcaaagactccagtcacccaagtcatagactgttctctcttgtCGTTGAAATTCTAATCAATAATGAGGAAAGACAAGGTCAATCACCAATCGGGATATTACTTTATTCAAAATGAATTAATAAGGCAGCCGGTGAGGCTGGTCGACCCAACACTCTTGATTGTTGTGCTAAGCAGCTCTGACATAGaaagaatacaaatatattttatagcaGCACCCTCttagtctacatgacaaacatcaGATGTATGGAATGGTTCAAAAGGTGAGACTTGATATATGAGAAAGGAGGACACCCCCCCCAGCCAGATAGCATTTGTTGTGAAGACTGTTCTTATTGTATAGAAACCAGAGTTTGGTTCCTCTCATCATTATCCAACACCAACTCATTCTATGAAATGCATGCTGTAGGTTTTATCACCAACCCATTAAATCAATTGTCAGTTCCAGATACCCCTATCTCGAGTAAAACCCATGTCCTTGACCACACGCTGAGACTAGCTGCAGGGAGCTGGAGTATGCACCCTGACGAAAACACAGAATTAGTAGAACAAAAATGTCTTACAGTTTGTTAAGTATATATAATTGTTAACTATTAATATTAAACAAAGCAGGTAAACATGTTAATTTTCCTCTCacactctgctaccgcatggcaagtggtaccggtgctccaagtctaggatcaaaaggctccttaacagtttctaccccccaagccataagacagctgaacaattaatcaaatggacacccggactatttactttgacgaccccccccccccgtttttacaaatgacctcgactaacctgtacccccgcacattgactctgtaccggtacttcctgtatatagccttgttagtgttattttttactttactttatttagtaaatattttcatacctctatttcttgaactgcattgttggttaagggcttgtaagtaagcatttcacgggaagatctacacctgttgtattcggtgcatgtggcaaataacATTTCGATTTGATTTAGAATATCCTAGTTTATTCATGGAACCGATGTTGCCGGGATACAGAGGTATCTTCTGGCCAGTCTTGGAAGCACAGGGTACTCTTCGTGGGTGGAGGTGTTTTTGTCTCATAATATGAAATGACAGTAGGCTACCGGTAGCCTGTCTCGATGACCCTTTTCAGATATAATGGAATGTGGTCTGTCAGGGTAGGCTACACTACAGCCTGCATGCAGACCACGCTCTCTTAAAATAGTGCTTTAAAGTTATTGAAATACTGTGACTTACCAAGACATTTAGTAGAAATAAAGCACATCTAGCTACCCTATCATTAAAAACAACACAGCCGCACATCAATCAGCAATGTTTCTTGTTGTCAGGGAAACAATAGAACATGATATGCCTGAGCAGAATTCTACTGTCTGAAAAGCTACAGACTCTTCTGATGTGGCACTTTTTTTCATTGTCTGAAAAGTTATCACTTGTAGCTGCGTTGTATATCTGTAAAGGGTTGTGGTGGATATAACTTCATTTCCCGGCCGTTACGGTCATACATGTAGAATAACGATCCTATTATACATTGTGAATTGACGTggaattgtatgatttttttcttATCGTTTTAACCGGAAAACCTATAGTGGCCAATTTTTAAACGTTAAGCAAAATTTTCCATTTATCATATccatactgtttatacacaccattatttatatgtacagtaccagtaaaacgtttggacacctactcatttcaagggattttctttattttaatattttctacattgtagaataatagtgaagacatcaaaactatgaaataacacatggaatcatgtagtaatcaaaaaagtgttaaacaaatcaaaatatatttgagatttttcaccctttgccttgatgacagctttgcacacttttggcattctctcagctagtttcatgaggtagtcacctggaatgcttttaatTTCACAGATATGCcttgttcatttgtggaatttctttccttaatgcgtttgagccaatcagttgtgttgtgacaaagtaggggtgcTATACaggagccctatttggtaaaagatcaagtccatattatggtaagaacagctcaaataagcaaagagaaaccacagtccatcgttacttgtgggcggcaggtagactagtggttagagcgttgggccagtaaccggaaggttgctggatcgaatccccgagctgacaaggtaaaaatctgtcgttcttcccctgagcaaggcagtttacccactgttccctgggcagccccctgcacctccctGATTCAAAGTTAATGTGGAagatacatttcagttgaatacattgtttgacaactgactaggtttccctactttaatctggaaaatttcaagaacgtttaacgtttcttcaagtgcagtcgcaaaaatcgtCAAGCACTAGGATGAacctgtctctcatgaggaccgccacaggaaaggaagacccagagttacctctgctgcagaggataagttcattaaagttaactgcaccttagattgcagcccaaataaatgcttcacaaagttcaagtaacagacacatctcaacaccaactgttcagaggagactgcgtgaatcaggccctcatggtcgaattgctgcaaacaatccactactaaaggacaccaataaaaagaagagacttgcttgggtcaagaaacacgagcaatggactttagaccggtggaaatctgtcctttggttccaactgccatgtctttgtgagacgcagagtaggtgaacggatgatctccgcatgtgtggttcccactgtgaagcatggaggaggaggtatgatggtgtgggggtgctttgctggtgacgctgtctgtgattcatttagaattcaaggcacacttaaccagcatggctaccacagcattctgcagtgatacaccgtcccttctggtttgtgcttagtgggactatcatttgtttttcaacaggacgatgacccaaaatacacctccaggctgtgtgagggctatttgaccaaggagattgatggagtgctgcatcagatgacatggcctccacaatcaccgacctcaacccaattgagatggtttgggaagagttggaccgcggtgtgaaggaaaagcagccaacaagtgctcagcacatgtaggaacttcttcaagactgttgtaaaaacattccaggtgaagctggttgagagaatgccaacacagtcaaagctgtcatcaaggaaaaggatatctatttgaagaatctcaaatataaaatatattttgatttgttgtaacacttcttttttggttactgtgttgtttcatggttttgatgtcttccttattattctacaatgtagaaaatcgtaaaaataagaaaaacctttgaatgagtaggtgttctaaaacctttgaccggtatatgtgtttgttttattccggactctgacattgctgcGATAAACAGATGTGCATATGTTATGTGACCAGTAaactttgattttgatttgatacacacacacactgctctgtcacctctccttcctctctcccagcGGGTAACGAGTCGTGTCCCCAGCCCCAGACCTCTGAGCACCTGGCTGCCATAGAGATCATGAAGCTCAAACACATCCTGATCCTCCAGAACAAGATTGATCTGGTCAAGGAGAGCCAGGCCAAGGAGCAGTACGAACAGATCCTAGCCTTCGTTCAGGGTCAGTCGCTGGAATAGCTCTGTCCTGtaaagcattgtgtgtgtgtgtgtgtgtgtgtgtgtgtgtgtgtgtgtgtgtgtgtgtgtgtgtgtgtgtgtgtgtgtgtgtgtgtgtgtgtgtgtgtgtgtgtgtgtgtgtgtgtgtgtttctgaatgTGTTTGTTAGACCTGAGCATAGTGAATGTAGATGTTTAACCCCTCTGCCTCTccttttaaagtgtgtgtgtaacctctctcatgTTGTGTGTAGGTACAGTGGCAGAGGGAGCACCTATTATTCCTATCTCAGCCCAGCTGAAATACAACATAGAGGTGGTGTGTGAATACATTGTCAAGAAGATCCCTGTCCCCATCAGAGACTTCACCTCAGAACCTAGACTGATTGGTAAGAATAGACACGTGATGACTTGTACCAGCTTATCGTATGTTTTGTGGATGTGTGTTAACGTGGTTTGAGTTTGTGTGTTTCAGTGATCCGGTCGTTTGATGTCAACAAGCCGGGTTGTGAGGTTGACGACCTGAAAGGAGGTGTGGCCGGAGGCAGTATTCTAAAAGGTGTGCTCAAGGTAGGACTCACTTCCTCTTCTCCAAGGCATCATGGGTAAGTGGTCCTATGGCGCAAAGTTCTCATGAAgctctcactctctttcactccctcctctctctgtttctcctctcctgtctcattcaccctgtctttctctttcttgtctctctccatctccctctttctctcactacctgcctccctcctttTATATATTGGTTCCTCTCCAGGTGGGTCAGGAGTTGGAGGTGCGTCCTGGCATCGTGTCTAAGGACCATGAGGGGAAGCTGATGTGTAAACCCATCTTCTCCAAGATCGTCTCACTTTTTGCTGAACACAACGACTTACAGTACGCAGCACCCGGAGGACTCATCGGTATGTACTTGTGTGTTACTGTGACCGTATGCTGGGTCAGGTGTGTGTTCTTTCTAATATAGGTATAAATACTTAGGTATGTGTGTTTTCTGTCCTATCCAGGTGTAGGCACTAAGATTGATCCGACCCTGTGCAGAGCTGACCGTATGGTTGGCCAGGTGCTGGGAGCGGTCGGAGCACTACCTGAGATCTTCACAGAGCTGGAAATCTCCTATTTCCTGTTGAGGAGGCTTCTGGGAGTCCGCACTGAAGGAGACAAGAAGGCCGCCAAGGTCAGCACTGTACCCTTGGAACTGTAGTCTGAGACTCCTGGGCTTGGTGTTGTAATGTTGTGGATGGTAACAGACAGAATTTTAAAATGAAATTTAGAGGAGGAAGAGTCTTTAGAGACGCACCCAGTGAGAGTCTGTGTCAGTAAGTGAGTGGTTTTGTCTCTACTCCAACTCagtcttctttctgtctctgtgtttttccCCTCAGGTCCAGAAGCTGTCTAAGAACGAGGTGTTGATGGTGAACATCGGCAGTCTGTCTACGGGCGGCAGAGTGAGTGCAGTGAAGGCTGATCTGGCCAAGATCGTCCTGACCAACCCTGTCTGCACAGAGGTTGGAGAGAAGATCGCTCTCAGCCGTCGTGTGGAGAAACATTGGCggtaagagagaggggagtggttGATTTTACTggatttcgtgtgtgtgtgtgtttggctgtttACCCTGACTATCGCATCATTGgttgtctcttttctctctgcaGTCTGATTGGCTGGGGCCAGATCAGGAGGGGCGTGACCATCACCCCTACCGTGGACGACGACTGAGCAACCAAACAGGAAGTGTGTCTCCATGGTGACACCCTCTCAACAAGACTACACACCCAACATACTCTttttcatacatacacacacctgtacaGCTGCCGAGAGAGGGATACCTGACCCAGGAGGGGGAAGGAAGGAGGCTGCATCTCAAATATCTATACTGGCTTCCTCACTACGTCTCCTCTCCCACATCTGCATTGATAAATAAAGAACTGTGAAAGCAGGTTCCTCATAGGTATCTACTGTTTTCATCTGTCTTgttttcagatcagtgcagacGAAAGAGAGGAAGACACCATCAAGTATTGACATGCAGCCAGGGAGGGTAAAGAAAGGTAGCTGGTCTGGGGTTTTAAGATGAGTATCTCCCAAAGCAGGACTGGGAATGATGGAACAGGGGGCAACACTCACAACGCTACAGATAGAAATGTAATGGATAGAGCTGAGATTACATGAGTCCCTATTAATTCCACATGACAGAGAATCCTGTCTTTTTCTATTTTATATATTTCTATCTGGCTGTACAGTAAGCGTTGCTCCATCCTGAATAAGCCCTGGAGTAACAGATGGTTGATAGTGCTGTGTGTTCTGCTGTTAACAGCTTTCAGTGAAATCTAATAAAATACACATTTGGAACAAAAGCCTGTGAGTTTGTGTTCTTTAATATTCTATAGGGTTTGATTGGATACTTTTATTATGCAATGATCTATTTACATATGTTTCTGTCCAATTAAAGCAGGCAAGTGGCAAGGATAAAAAGAGGGTTTATGaataatgtataaaaaaaaaaaactgtcacatGTAAAGCCTGAATACAGCTACAATCACACTCAGTAATGATTTATCTGTAAACTCCACCCCTAACTCTCCTGTTGGGATTAAGTTCAGCTCAGTGCTGTAACATTCAGCTCGGTCTGACAATGGAGCACTTAGGTTTAGATTTGTTTACAATTGCTGAAAGGATAATGGGAAATGCATGAAAACTGACTTCCAAAAATGGTAAAGTAAACCATTTTGTGGTCATCTATCTGGTGATCTACAATGGGGAAATCAGTTCCTGAGCTGCTGCTGAACACTTTGGAGGAGCTGAAGAAAGGACTTTAAGAGATTTCAATGGCACCTGAATAATGGTGTGCTGGATTACTTTAGTTGCATCCCAAAAGCCCAGTTGGAGCATGCTGAGAGAGAAGACACTGGATATCATGATGCAGCCCTATGAACTTGAGAATGCTATGAGGATCTCGCTGGAGGTCCTTAGGAAGATAAACTTCAACATTCTTGCTGAGGGACTACAAATTGACAACCCATCAGGTAATGACTCACATTAGGTTTGAAATATCACTTACTGTACATTTTCCCTCATTGTCTGACAAAGTGAAATCTTGGGGTTCTTATAACCAATATTGAAACGGAAACCTTTTATTTCGGCAAttacagaggagacagatgaaCCTCAATCAGAGGAGGACACTGCTCCTGAACCTCTTCCACCAGAGGAGACAAAGCCTCCAAAACCGTCTCTCCCAGAGGaggatctctcctgtcctctgtgcCATGACTTCTTCAGGGATCCTGTCACCCTGCCATGTAGTCACAGTGTCTGTAAAGCCTGTCTGCAAGAACAGAGAAGGAAGGAAATGAATGTCCTGTTTGCAGGAGAAGAGATCCAATAAGTCCAACAAGCGATCCAAAAAGTCCAACAGGA harbors:
- the if2g gene encoding eukaryotic translation initiation factor 2 subunit 3, which gives rise to MAGDESGITLGQPHLSKQDLNDLDVSTLTPLSQEIISRQATINIGTIGHVAHGKSTVVKAISGVHTVRFKNELERNITIKLGYANAKVYKLDDPSCPRPECYRSCGSSTPDEFPTDIPGTKGNFKLVRHVSFVDCPGHDILMATMLNGAAVMDAALLLIAGNESCPQPQTSEHLAAIEIMKLKHILILQNKIDLVKESQAKEQYEQILAFVQGTVAEGAPIIPISAQLKYNIEVVCEYIVKKIPVPIRDFTSEPRLIVIRSFDVNKPGCEVDDLKGGVAGGSILKGVLKVGQELEVRPGIVSKDHEGKLMCKPIFSKIVSLFAEHNDLQYAAPGGLIGVGTKIDPTLCRADRMVGQVLGAVGALPEIFTELEISYFLLRRLLGVRTEGDKKAAKVQKLSKNEVLMVNIGSLSTGGRVSAVKADLAKIVLTNPVCTEVGEKIALSRRVEKHWRLIGWGQIRRGVTITPTVDDD